A genomic region of Trichothermofontia sichuanensis B231 contains the following coding sequences:
- a CDS encoding metal-binding protein, which translates to MSLGQTHDRITLWSLPFIVGFTLGVTRSGNLTLLVAGGFLFSGLMFGPDLDTRSRQYKRWGWLRWLWLPYQKSLRHRAIWTHGFLIGTLLRLAYLMGCVAIMGLVGLTLWALAYQYFVGTQYWQALLRQQLAGITHAYLTTLQQHPLEAIALFIGLEIGAMSHSLSDWLGSTYKRLKKNKARPRSLPKTARPPAQRLSPHKFLALPPATYETRTSIARHSL; encoded by the coding sequence ATGTCCCTAGGTCAAACCCACGATCGCATTACCCTCTGGAGTTTGCCGTTCATCGTCGGCTTTACCCTGGGCGTAACCCGCAGTGGCAACCTGACCCTCCTGGTTGCCGGGGGATTCCTGTTTAGCGGTCTCATGTTTGGCCCCGATCTGGATACGCGATCGCGCCAGTATAAACGTTGGGGTTGGCTGCGGTGGCTCTGGTTGCCGTACCAAAAAAGTCTGCGCCATCGCGCGATTTGGACCCACGGCTTCCTGATTGGTACCCTCTTGCGGTTGGCCTATCTCATGGGCTGTGTGGCCATTATGGGGCTAGTGGGTCTCACCCTGTGGGCGCTCGCCTATCAATACTTTGTCGGCACCCAATACTGGCAAGCCCTGCTCCGGCAACAATTAGCCGGCATTACCCATGCTTACCTGACGACGCTGCAACAGCATCCCCTAGAAGCGATCGCGCTGTTCATTGGTCTAGAAATCGGAGCCATGAGCCATAGTCTGAGTGATTGGCTGGGTTCTACCTATAAGCGCCTAAAAAAAAATAAAGCCCGTCCTCGTTCACTCCCTAAAACTGCCCGCCCCCCAGCACAGCGCCTCTCCCCCCATAAGTTTCTGGCCTTGCCACCCGCCACCTACGAGACGCGGACATCAATAGCTCGGCATAGCTTGTAA
- a CDS encoding ATP-dependent Clp protease ATP-binding subunit has protein sequence MQPTDPNKFTDKAWEAIVQSQDIARHYRQRQLEVEHLILALLDQEDGLADKILVKAEQDPAKWQQQLEAFAQRQPKVMGETTELYLGRGLDILLDRAELARKALHDEYISVEHLLLALGEDDRIGRRLFKTFNLEQKPLELAIRGLRGSQKVTDQSPENRYAALEKYGRDLTELARAGKLDPVIGRDEEIRRVVQVLSRRTKNNPVLIGEPGVGKTAIAEGLAQRIVNGDVPESLKGRRLISLDMGSLIAGAKYRGEFEDRLRAVLHEVTHSDGQIVLFIDELHTVVGAGAAQGTMDAGNLLKPILARGELRCIGASTLDEYRKYIEKDAALERRFQQVMVNQPSVEDTISILRGLKDRYEVHHGVKITDSALVSAATLSNRYISDRFLPDKAIDLVDEAAAKLKMEITSKPTELETLDRRLMQLEMEKRSLEGEQAGVARTFGTSQDRLERIAQEIAELQVRQQKLNAQWESEKHLLEEINQLKKQEDQLKVQIEQAERDYDLNKAAQLKYGQLENIQRDREAKESQLQDLQTQGTSLLREQVTEADIAEIVEKWTGIPVSRLLQSERQKLLQLEAYLHQRVIGQEEAVSAVAAAIRRARSGMKDPGRPIGSFLFMGPTGVGKTELARALAQALFDTEDSLVRIDMSEYMEKHAISRLIGAPPGYVGYDEGGQLSEAIRRHPYAVVLLDEVEKAHPDVFNILLQVLDDGRITDSQGRTIDFRNTVIVMTSNIGSQYVLDMVEVPNQLNAALRNEGLTLAEVSGEVAFDWLARIVEKRLAQRFRDQILRTTKLETLTGNTLLDQFLTYLQHRVTDALRSHFRPEFLNRVDDIIHFHTLSKQELRQIVNIQVRRIERLLTDQKIRLELTDAALTYIADVGYDPVYGARPLKRALQRELENVLAMKLLEETFEEGDTIVVDAPDGHGLQFTHKEDQPQPIATP, from the coding sequence ATGCAACCCACCGACCCCAACAAATTTACTGATAAGGCCTGGGAGGCGATCGTCCAATCCCAGGATATCGCCCGCCATTACCGCCAACGCCAGCTAGAGGTTGAACACCTGATCCTGGCCCTGCTGGATCAGGAAGATGGTCTAGCGGACAAAATTCTGGTCAAGGCTGAGCAGGACCCTGCCAAGTGGCAACAACAACTAGAAGCCTTTGCTCAACGTCAACCCAAGGTGATGGGGGAAACCACAGAACTCTACTTGGGCCGGGGGCTGGATATCTTACTCGATCGCGCCGAATTGGCCCGCAAGGCCCTCCACGATGAATATATTTCGGTTGAACATTTGCTGCTGGCCTTAGGGGAAGACGATCGCATCGGTCGTCGCCTCTTCAAAACCTTTAATCTTGAACAAAAGCCCCTGGAACTGGCGATTCGGGGCCTACGGGGCAGTCAGAAGGTCACCGACCAAAGTCCTGAAAACCGCTACGCTGCTCTGGAAAAATATGGACGGGATCTCACGGAACTGGCCCGGGCGGGAAAGCTAGACCCGGTGATTGGCCGTGATGAAGAAATCCGGCGGGTGGTGCAGGTCCTCTCGCGGCGCACCAAGAATAATCCCGTCTTGATTGGCGAACCGGGGGTGGGGAAGACGGCGATCGCCGAAGGCTTAGCCCAGCGCATTGTGAATGGGGATGTGCCGGAATCCCTAAAGGGACGACGGTTGATCTCCTTGGACATGGGGTCACTGATTGCTGGGGCAAAGTATCGGGGCGAATTCGAGGATCGGCTGCGGGCAGTACTGCACGAAGTAACCCACTCAGACGGTCAGATTGTCCTGTTTATCGATGAACTGCATACGGTCGTTGGGGCTGGGGCGGCGCAGGGAACGATGGATGCCGGGAATTTACTCAAACCGATTCTGGCACGGGGCGAGTTGCGGTGTATTGGGGCCAGCACCTTGGATGAGTACCGCAAATATATTGAAAAGGATGCCGCCCTAGAACGGCGTTTCCAACAGGTGATGGTAAACCAGCCCAGCGTTGAGGACACCATTTCTATCCTGCGGGGGTTGAAGGATCGCTATGAAGTACACCACGGCGTGAAAATTACCGACTCGGCATTGGTGAGTGCCGCTACCCTGTCCAACCGCTATATTTCCGATCGCTTTCTCCCTGACAAGGCGATTGATCTCGTTGATGAAGCTGCCGCCAAGCTCAAGATGGAAATCACCTCCAAGCCCACGGAGTTGGAAACCCTCGATCGCCGCCTAATGCAATTGGAAATGGAAAAGCGATCGTTGGAGGGAGAGCAAGCCGGGGTGGCTCGGACCTTTGGTACTTCCCAGGATCGGTTGGAACGGATCGCTCAGGAAATTGCCGAGCTGCAAGTCCGGCAACAGAAACTTAATGCCCAGTGGGAAAGTGAAAAACACCTGCTCGAAGAGATTAACCAACTGAAAAAGCAAGAGGATCAATTAAAAGTCCAAATTGAGCAGGCGGAACGGGATTACGACCTGAATAAGGCTGCCCAGTTGAAATATGGCCAACTGGAAAATATTCAGCGCGATCGCGAAGCGAAGGAAAGCCAATTACAGGATCTGCAAACCCAGGGGACCAGTCTGTTACGGGAACAGGTGACCGAGGCCGATATTGCCGAAATCGTTGAAAAATGGACCGGGATTCCCGTCAGCCGCCTGTTGCAATCGGAACGCCAAAAATTACTGCAATTGGAGGCGTACCTGCACCAACGGGTCATTGGGCAAGAGGAAGCGGTCTCCGCCGTGGCCGCCGCCATTCGCCGGGCGCGATCGGGGATGAAAGATCCCGGTCGTCCGATCGGTTCCTTCCTATTCATGGGGCCGACGGGCGTTGGGAAAACGGAACTGGCGCGGGCATTAGCCCAAGCCCTCTTTGACACTGAAGACTCCCTAGTGCGGATCGATATGTCCGAGTACATGGAAAAACACGCGATCTCGCGGTTGATCGGCGCCCCACCGGGCTATGTCGGCTATGACGAAGGCGGGCAACTCTCGGAGGCGATTCGACGGCATCCCTACGCCGTGGTCCTGCTGGATGAGGTGGAAAAGGCCCACCCGGACGTGTTTAACATCCTGCTGCAAGTGCTCGATGATGGGCGCATTACCGATTCCCAGGGCCGGACGATCGACTTCCGTAATACCGTCATCGTCATGACCAGCAACATCGGCTCCCAGTATGTGCTGGATATGGTTGAGGTGCCCAACCAGCTTAACGCCGCTCTACGCAACGAAGGCTTAACCCTGGCAGAGGTGTCCGGAGAAGTGGCCTTTGACTGGCTAGCCCGGATTGTGGAAAAACGCCTAGCCCAGCGTTTCCGTGACCAGATCCTGCGCACCACGAAACTGGAAACGCTCACCGGGAACACCCTACTAGACCAATTCCTCACCTACCTGCAACATCGGGTTACCGATGCCCTGCGCAGTCACTTCCGCCCCGAATTCCTCAACCGGGTGGATGATATCATCCACTTCCATACCCTGTCCAAGCAGGAACTCCGCCAGATTGTCAATATCCAGGTGCGTCGCATTGAACGGTTGCTCACTGATCAGAAAATTAGGCTAGAACTGACTGATGCAGCCCTCACCTACATCGCTGATGTGGGCTACGATCCGGTCTACGGTGCCCGTCCCCTCAAGCGTGCCCTGCAACGAGAACTCGAAAATGTTTTAGCGATGAAACTGCTGGAAGAGACCTTTGAAGAAGGTGACACGATCGTCGTCGATGCGCCGGATGGCCACGGTCTTCAGTTTACCCATAAGGAAGACCAACCTCAGCCCATAGCAACTCCGTAG
- a CDS encoding sensor histidine kinase codes for MHRDLTLQRQIERERLIVAIARRLRQDLDLDTILNTTVTEVRQFLRSDRVVLYQFEPNWSGRVVVESVDPRWMSLLNQLIHDPCFGAAQAVAYRHGRVSVIENVEAGIVKPCHAELLRQFQVRANLVVPILQGQRLWGLLIAHQCDAPRVWEVLEVNLLKQLAEQVGVAIKHAELFQQVNRLAASLEQQVQERTAQLQMALNFQQTLQRITAKIRESLDEDHILQTVVQELGQVLGVDCCDVAMFDANQTELTICYEYAPDFPSAHHRTTQKADLGDLYSQLLQGQILQFCTLELDGKRPIPARTAVLACPIADETKILGDLWLYQQDTEGFSEAKVQLVRQVANQCAIALRQSRLHQAAQAQVHELERLDRLKDDFLSRVSHELRSPIANIKMSAEVLAMLMANSSLTPEKASRYLKILNDECEREMSLINDLLDLTRLEAGNQRPSLTLIRLQDWIPHLVEPFYLRTQQNQQTLVITLAPNLPDLVSDLSSLGRILTELLNNACKYTPAGGTISVAVGQQQDEVQLSISNNGVEIPLEELPRIFDKFYRIPSSNRWQHGGTGLGLTLVKGLAEHLGGTIQASSVNDTITFTVTLPLHQPSPVASPTPS; via the coding sequence ATGCACAGAGACTTGACCCTTCAACGGCAGATTGAACGGGAACGCTTGATTGTGGCGATCGCCCGCCGCCTGCGCCAGGATCTTGATTTAGATACGATTCTCAATACGACCGTTACTGAAGTTCGGCAGTTTTTACGCAGCGATCGGGTCGTGCTCTATCAATTTGAGCCGAATTGGAGTGGCCGGGTTGTGGTGGAATCGGTGGATCCCCGCTGGATGTCGCTGCTGAATCAACTTATCCATGATCCTTGTTTTGGGGCTGCCCAAGCTGTCGCCTACCGTCATGGGCGGGTGTCGGTGATTGAAAACGTGGAAGCAGGGATAGTGAAACCCTGTCATGCTGAACTCCTGCGCCAATTTCAGGTACGGGCCAACCTGGTGGTTCCGATTTTGCAGGGGCAGCGCCTCTGGGGATTACTTATTGCCCACCAGTGTGATGCGCCCAGGGTGTGGGAAGTGCTAGAAGTGAATCTGCTCAAACAATTAGCGGAGCAGGTGGGGGTCGCCATCAAACATGCAGAACTGTTTCAACAGGTGAATCGCTTGGCAGCTAGCCTGGAGCAACAGGTGCAGGAACGGACAGCCCAATTACAAATGGCCCTCAACTTTCAGCAAACGCTGCAACGCATCACTGCCAAAATTCGAGAAAGTCTCGACGAGGACCATATTCTACAAACGGTGGTGCAGGAACTGGGGCAGGTCCTAGGGGTAGACTGTTGTGATGTGGCCATGTTTGATGCTAATCAAACTGAATTAACTATTTGCTATGAGTATGCCCCCGATTTTCCTTCTGCCCACCATCGCACCACGCAAAAAGCTGATTTGGGTGACCTTTATTCGCAGCTATTGCAAGGCCAAATCTTGCAATTTTGTACCTTGGAATTAGACGGGAAACGCCCCATCCCCGCTCGGACTGCGGTCCTAGCCTGTCCGATCGCGGATGAGACCAAAATCCTGGGTGATCTGTGGTTGTACCAGCAAGATACAGAAGGGTTTTCTGAAGCGAAGGTACAATTGGTGCGCCAGGTGGCCAACCAGTGTGCGATCGCCCTGCGGCAGTCACGTCTCCATCAAGCGGCCCAAGCCCAAGTCCATGAACTGGAGCGTCTCGATCGCCTGAAGGATGATTTTCTCAGTCGGGTTTCCCATGAACTGCGATCGCCGATCGCCAATATCAAAATGTCGGCGGAAGTGCTGGCTATGCTCATGGCCAATAGCTCCCTCACGCCGGAAAAGGCAAGTCGTTATCTGAAAATTCTCAACGATGAATGTGAACGGGAGATGAGCCTCATTAACGATCTCCTGGATCTGACGCGGCTGGAGGCGGGTAACCAGCGCCCTTCGCTGACCCTGATTCGCCTACAGGACTGGATTCCCCACCTGGTTGAACCCTTTTACCTCCGCACCCAGCAAAATCAGCAAACACTCGTGATCACCCTTGCTCCTAATTTGCCTGACCTGGTTTCGGATCTATCCAGTTTGGGCCGAATTCTAACAGAGTTGCTCAATAATGCGTGTAAATACACCCCTGCTGGGGGCACAATTAGCGTAGCAGTTGGGCAGCAGCAAGATGAGGTGCAGTTAAGTATCAGTAATAATGGGGTCGAAATCCCGTTGGAGGAGTTACCCCGGATTTTTGATAAGTTTTACCGTATTCCCAGCAGCAATCGCTGGCAGCATGGGGGAACGGGATTAGGATTAACCCTGGTGAAGGGATTAGCAGAACATCTGGGGGGCACGATCCAGGCAAGCAGCGTGAATGATACCATCACCTTTACCGTTACACTCCCCTTACACCAGCCATCGCCTGTAGCTTCCCCGACCCCGTCCTAG